In Spirochaetota bacterium, one DNA window encodes the following:
- a CDS encoding DUF3553 domain-containing protein yields MSNKFANKKDDFLLDIQGKLNEEKWTNVALESYSVKNLVELNSFIETAVNGSFLDELRVICRDHLKEASNSVMALYIVGAISLQESAMDDSYLPLLIKSFLEINKTAVVQFLCEKILIYREHKYALRTLEQIYKDTDDQESLFSIKKRLVLVDSSDAANAKLLGEFYEKEDTDLAMFYYRLAIERFIAMRNLRMIEAIWDRIIFLYPEDTKLIIAIAKKIREAANDEYVATLVFSNVVKTLMKAEKFKLVLPVVKFCVGLHSSEKTYRKALEDCYREIYKDHQQLDHYLKAAAIGQSWKPYREAIRFFETHIAFDEGSFVSHKSWGLGQVKTIEKERVVISFENKKDHEMSLMIALRSLTVLDENHILLWKTRKSEELKAMLETNPLGVIELIMRSNDLEDINSKDLKEAIVPELLTDKEWTRWWLRAKKVMESSNTIVPSLQKRNVIELRDTERSVVEELISRFKKTTNFDNKVSVALNFIDRGGDINIPSAQAVAQYFLEILNSQTEASDKKVISLTILTLAKSTEVEEHFADISLINGIKNIVDFYSDLDVNLQKIFLRYIQKSEEWANFYSDIMLKTPLAKNHNSMLIELVTHNKWENINSIFTYVLTHFQEKPEFFIWVARYVLDEMNDELGKAIRNEEFVLRMLTLVDILNSEISVKTSLAKNKKLLSQVEEFLFKKDLLGKVIEESDESTAQSLFALLTSTITFDKEHKESYLEQLNAKYPQLKVEKPKNTIIKTRHPFLVTKGSYNNKRKELENIVNVQIPENSLSIGEAMEKGDLRENSEYKAALERQDQLKATLIKLESDLGQAKIIDKSKIKTNKVDVGIKVTLEEEQDGIVSYQILDQWAVNFDKGIISYHSPLGHSLLDKKVGDKVRFEFNGEVKNFKVIEIELADFE; encoded by the coding sequence ATGAGTAATAAATTCGCTAATAAAAAAGACGACTTTCTTTTAGATATACAAGGGAAATTGAACGAGGAAAAATGGACAAATGTAGCTCTAGAATCTTATAGTGTGAAAAATCTTGTTGAGCTCAATTCTTTTATTGAAACGGCTGTAAATGGATCTTTTTTAGATGAGTTGCGTGTGATTTGTAGAGATCATTTGAAAGAGGCTTCTAATAGCGTGATGGCTTTATATATTGTTGGAGCTATTTCATTACAAGAATCAGCTATGGATGATTCCTATTTACCATTACTCATTAAAAGTTTTTTAGAAATTAATAAAACTGCAGTAGTTCAATTTTTATGTGAAAAAATTCTTATTTATAGAGAACATAAATATGCACTTAGAACATTAGAACAAATTTATAAAGATACAGACGATCAAGAGTCTCTTTTCTCAATTAAAAAACGCTTAGTATTGGTTGATAGTTCAGACGCTGCCAATGCGAAATTATTAGGTGAGTTTTATGAGAAAGAAGATACTGATTTAGCGATGTTCTATTATCGTCTTGCTATAGAGAGATTTATTGCAATGCGTAATCTTCGTATGATTGAAGCTATATGGGATAGAATTATTTTTTTATATCCAGAAGATACCAAGTTAATCATTGCTATTGCTAAAAAAATTCGTGAAGCAGCAAATGATGAATATGTAGCTACTTTAGTGTTTAGTAATGTTGTAAAAACATTAATGAAAGCAGAAAAATTCAAATTAGTATTACCTGTTGTTAAATTTTGTGTTGGCTTACATTCTTCTGAAAAAACATATAGAAAAGCATTGGAAGATTGTTATAGAGAAATATATAAAGACCATCAACAATTAGATCATTATCTCAAAGCTGCTGCTATAGGACAGAGTTGGAAACCTTATCGAGAAGCAATCCGATTTTTTGAAACACATATTGCTTTTGATGAAGGATCTTTTGTTTCTCATAAAAGTTGGGGTTTAGGGCAAGTTAAAACTATTGAAAAAGAAAGAGTTGTCATCAGTTTTGAAAATAAAAAAGATCATGAAATGAGCTTGATGATAGCACTTAGATCCTTAACTGTTTTAGATGAAAATCATATTTTGTTATGGAAAACTAGAAAATCTGAAGAATTAAAAGCAATGCTTGAAACTAATCCTCTAGGTGTTATTGAATTAATTATGCGTAGTAATGATCTTGAAGATATTAATTCAAAAGATCTTAAAGAGGCTATTGTTCCAGAATTACTTACAGATAAAGAATGGACTCGTTGGTGGTTGAGAGCTAAAAAAGTGATGGAATCATCAAATACAATAGTACCAAGTCTTCAAAAAAGAAATGTGATTGAACTTCGTGATACCGAAAGATCTGTTGTTGAAGAATTAATCAGTAGATTTAAAAAAACTACAAACTTTGATAATAAAGTTTCTGTAGCACTTAATTTTATTGATAGAGGTGGGGATATTAATATTCCATCTGCTCAAGCTGTTGCGCAATATTTTTTAGAAATTTTAAATTCTCAAACAGAAGCTTCTGATAAAAAAGTTATTTCACTAACTATTTTAACTCTTGCTAAAAGTACAGAAGTAGAAGAACATTTTGCTGATATTTCTTTAATTAATGGTATCAAAAATATTGTTGATTTTTACTCTGATTTAGATGTTAATCTACAAAAAATATTCTTACGCTATATTCAAAAATCAGAAGAATGGGCAAATTTCTATTCTGATATTATGTTAAAAACACCATTGGCAAAAAATCATAATTCTATGTTAATAGAATTAGTTACGCATAATAAATGGGAAAATATTAATAGTATTTTCACATATGTTTTAACTCATTTCCAAGAAAAACCTGAATTTTTTATTTGGGTCGCACGATATGTTTTAGATGAAATGAATGATGAGTTAGGAAAAGCAATTAGAAATGAAGAATTTGTATTAAGAATGTTAACTCTGGTTGATATTTTAAATTCTGAAATCAGTGTTAAGACATCATTAGCAAAAAATAAAAAACTACTTTCTCAAGTAGAAGAATTCTTGTTTAAAAAAGATCTTCTTGGAAAAGTTATTGAAGAATCAGATGAAAGTACAGCTCAATCATTATTTGCTCTTCTAACATCAACGATTACTTTTGATAAAGAACATAAAGAAAGTTATTTAGAACAATTAAATGCAAAATACCCTCAATTAAAAGTTGAAAAACCAAAAAATACTATAATTAAAACTAGACATCCTTTCTTAGTAACAAAAGGTTCTTATAATAATAAAAGGAAAGAATTGGAAAACATTGTCAATGTACAAATTCCTGAAAACTCACTTTCTATTGGTGAGGCAATGGAAAAAGGAGACCTTCGAGAGAACTCAGAATATAAAGCAGCACTTGAAAGACAAGATCAATTAAAAGCTACTCTTATCAAATTAGAAAGTGACTTAGGGCAAGCTAAAATTATTGATAAATCAAAAATTAAAACAAATAAAGTTGATGTGGGTATAAAAGTAACCTTAGAAGAAGAACAAGATGGAATAGTGAGTTATCAAATTCTTGACCAATGGGCAGTAAACTTTGATAAAGGAATTATTTCTTATCACTCTCCATTAGGACACTCATTACTTGATAAAAAAGTTGGTGATAAAGTTCGTTTTGAATTTAATGGAGAAGTCAAAAACTTTAAAGTTATAGAAATAGAATTAGCTGATTTTGAATAA
- a CDS encoding DUF2723 domain-containing protein gives MIFDKLYPHSYRPYLLQKIDLVFASFVFLISLAVYFKTLNPSVTAGDSGELITTVYNMGASHPPGFPLYGIIGKLFTFLRFSDIGYKMNIFSGVSAAVAVLFTYLSLVKLLGFNKDAKHFEFSVHIPALAASLLFAFSKAHWSQAIMAEVYALNAALSSIMFFIMIIWYEEVMSHRGEVDDLWLAPRITFLLAFVMGLSITNHQIPVWYIISWALTLIPIMIILISFKGKDFILQFEERKLPLILLGIVCIMALFLLVISAIKPYMLFPDLLSGDYRLIFKEHVPYILVAILCVPIWLTFYSIQNYLYKLERYSSINKNILEIFHSIFFIVVLGVIAYTFVFLGGINGIIVCLPLIIIAIYQLSQRQDLHKRHRNNWVDNFLFILTIAMWLLIFAVSIYLYMWIRAKAIALLVEPKPLSWGDTQTLDILFNHMLRKQYPVGSDDYNNLIGQIGALWQYHINQFGLTNVILGIGGLIYFVKREPVQAGYFILSSMIYLWTIVEFINFEVDPRSMETQEVFFIQQFLVFAIFVGFAYQFILEIPNRIQEYSKRKK, from the coding sequence ATGATATTTGATAAATTATATCCTCACTCTTATCGACCTTATCTATTACAAAAAATAGATCTTGTTTTTGCAAGCTTTGTTTTTTTGATTTCTTTAGCAGTGTATTTTAAAACGCTAAATCCTTCTGTGACAGCTGGTGATTCAGGTGAATTGATTACCACAGTTTATAATATGGGTGCTAGTCATCCGCCAGGATTTCCTCTGTATGGAATTATAGGTAAATTATTTACTTTTCTTCGTTTTTCAGATATTGGTTATAAAATGAATATTTTTTCAGGTGTTTCGGCAGCTGTTGCTGTCTTATTTACTTATTTATCATTAGTTAAATTGTTAGGTTTTAACAAAGATGCAAAACATTTTGAATTTAGTGTTCATATACCTGCTTTAGCAGCTTCTTTATTATTTGCTTTTTCAAAAGCACATTGGTCACAAGCTATTATGGCTGAAGTTTATGCACTTAATGCTGCCTTATCTTCTATTATGTTTTTTATTATGATTATATGGTATGAAGAAGTAATGAGTCATAGAGGAGAAGTAGATGATTTGTGGTTAGCTCCGAGAATCACTTTTCTGTTAGCTTTTGTAATGGGTTTATCAATTACCAATCATCAAATTCCTGTATGGTATATTATTTCTTGGGCATTAACGCTTATTCCTATAATGATTATTTTAATATCTTTCAAAGGTAAAGATTTCATTCTTCAATTTGAAGAAAGAAAACTACCTCTTATTTTACTTGGAATAGTATGTATAATGGCTTTATTTTTATTAGTTATATCAGCAATTAAACCTTATATGTTATTTCCAGATTTATTATCTGGTGACTATAGATTAATCTTTAAAGAACATGTTCCCTATATTTTAGTAGCAATTTTATGCGTTCCAATATGGCTGACTTTTTATTCTATTCAAAATTATCTTTACAAATTAGAAAGATATTCTTCTATAAATAAAAATATATTAGAAATATTTCATTCTATTTTCTTTATTGTGGTTTTAGGGGTGATTGCCTATACTTTTGTTTTTTTAGGTGGAATAAATGGAATTATTGTATGTTTACCTCTGATAATAATAGCTATATATCAACTTTCTCAAAGACAAGATTTACATAAAAGACATAGGAATAATTGGGTAGATAATTTTTTATTTATTTTAACAATTGCTATGTGGTTATTGATTTTCGCTGTTTCTATTTATCTTTATATGTGGATTAGAGCTAAAGCTATTGCTCTATTAGTAGAACCTAAACCTCTCTCATGGGGAGATACCCAAACATTAGATATTTTATTCAATCATATGCTTAGAAAACAATATCCTGTAGGTTCTGATGATTATAACAATTTAATAGGTCAAATAGGTGCTTTGTGGCAATATCATATAAATCAATTTGGATTAACAAATGTGATTTTAGGAATTGGTGGATTGATTTATTTTGTGAAAAGAGAGCCTGTACAAGCTGGATACTTTATACTATCGTCAATGATTTATCTGTGGACCATTGTTGAATTTATTAATTTTGAAGTAGATCCTCGTTCTATGGAAACACAAGAAGTGTTTTTTATTCAACAATTTTTAGTTTTTGCTATATTTGTTGGTTTTGCTTATCAATTTATATTAGAAATACCTAATAGAATACAAGAGTATTCAAAGCGGAAGAAATAA
- a CDS encoding acetate kinase yields MKVLVLNAGSSSLKYQFLNTDDQSVIAKGVIEKIGIGSSIIGYTNGTHDKVSFEKSLKNHDEALQVVFDSLIKGNQAILSSLDEIHAVGHRVVHGGDIYQNSVVVDETVLQNLEKLCELAPLHNPANIMGIKACQKIVPQTPQVVVFDTSFHQTMEPTAFMYPIPFKYYEQYKIRRYGFHGTSYAYVTPKACELLKKDVKDTNLIVCHIGNGASVAAIRGGKCIDTSMGFTPLDGLMMGTRCGSIDPAIIPFLMEKENLTPSAMADILNKESGLKGISEVSSDMRDVENAATVGNKNAQLAIEMLAHTIRKTIGSYIVELGGKVDAIVFTAGMGEFDTNLRALVTKDLTALGIEIDSNKNKACRSKLEDIATTDAKIRILVVPTNEELMIARETEQLIK; encoded by the coding sequence ATGAAAGTTTTAGTTTTAAATGCAGGAAGTTCTTCTCTCAAATATCAATTTTTGAATACAGATGATCAATCCGTAATAGCAAAAGGTGTTATTGAAAAAATAGGAATTGGATCTTCTATCATTGGCTATACTAATGGAACTCATGATAAAGTTTCTTTTGAAAAATCACTGAAAAATCATGATGAAGCATTGCAAGTTGTTTTTGACTCTCTTATAAAAGGTAATCAAGCAATTTTATCTAGTTTGGATGAAATCCATGCTGTCGGGCATCGTGTTGTTCATGGTGGTGATATTTATCAAAATTCAGTAGTAGTAGATGAGACAGTATTACAAAATTTAGAAAAATTATGTGAACTTGCACCATTACATAATCCAGCAAATATCATGGGAATAAAAGCTTGTCAAAAAATTGTGCCACAAACACCTCAAGTAGTTGTATTTGATACATCTTTTCATCAAACAATGGAACCAACAGCTTTTATGTATCCGATTCCATTTAAATATTATGAACAATACAAAATTCGTCGTTATGGATTTCACGGAACATCTTATGCTTATGTTACTCCAAAAGCGTGTGAATTATTAAAGAAAGATGTCAAAGATACTAATTTAATTGTTTGTCATATAGGTAATGGAGCTAGTGTTGCTGCAATTCGTGGTGGAAAATGTATTGATACTTCTATGGGTTTTACGCCTTTAGATGGTCTTATGATGGGAACACGTTGTGGTAGTATTGATCCAGCTATTATACCATTTTTAATGGAAAAAGAAAATCTTACTCCTAGTGCTATGGCTGATATTCTTAATAAAGAAAGTGGACTTAAAGGGATTTCTGAAGTGTCTAGTGATATGAGAGATGTCGAAAATGCAGCAACTGTAGGTAATAAAAACGCTCAATTAGCAATAGAAATGTTAGCACATACTATTCGTAAAACAATAGGCTCTTACATAGTTGAACTTGGTGGTAAAGTTGATGCTATCGTATTTACTGCCGGAATGGGTGAATTCGATACCAATTTAAGAGCTTTAGTAACAAAAGATTTAACAGCTTTAGGTATTGAAATTGATAGTAACAAAAATAAAGCGTGTCGTTCAAAATTAGAAGATATTGCTACTACTGATGCAAAAATAAGAATATTAGTTGTTCCTACAAATGAAGAATTAATGATAGCTCGTGAAACAGAACAATTAATAAAGTAA
- a CDS encoding lytic transglycosylase domain-containing protein translates to MIQRLQKYFVLMYLMIFLSAAQDISDIALDVVQNVTGTSNYIISELDISNIESTPIVTEELNNTPNKDLLEGEVPLMMKEFQNIMSLYNKSPSDVLQKIDLYRRLLVRLNKMEVNTEFLVGQRDLMKSTLRYRLGIKETADKDVHRLVVTSKIASVREDAIKMLISFAYTDGNKQKIESFMKSYGSFVSSEINAYADIIVLSLENKNTIEESNYLLENIVLAPLLSFEHDGFSIRVLNNIQDNLSVLDLHKSINFSLYNERTDIALYLMRILIKKQNVDHNTLVTWSQKLGSYERDLFEFVKIYQGRSSVYKEYVEFYQNRIIAKNRGRQFHRRLYAYRGESKAPYNSSMSQQILDEYVKGSVEPEYLEKNAKRSFRNFLAYKKYDILISSAQQMREKMGVDNISPYINFWESYSLLKQGYTNEAIPLLGDILSVAPESYYGILAQKKLKYIFSLIPSASNKYFYELKKQSANDKKSLLAYAHVLYYIGNRSARGYAEKIFLQEGLIFSNVKKTPTSSKKYLIEAYLELGLIKNTRQIAYNDDIKTIYGQDVVLFNYYKKMNYISGIMDLVTQRSHMISKRNSYTIGKEALQIYFPTPYQEYFLEISEKSERKMDNYLLYSVMRTESFYKENAYSRAGARGLMQIMPVTGKWLVDRYLPELQKYSLYTPSINIYLGSVYMYDNIQRMGFLPAIAAYNSGPTFVRNLSNKYRPQTDLELVEIHPKQETRNYVKKVIESYTRYSYIYNNKKTPLYKNLS, encoded by the coding sequence ATGATACAACGGTTACAAAAATATTTTGTTCTAATGTATTTAATGATATTTTTAAGTGCTGCTCAAGATATTTCTGATATAGCACTAGATGTAGTACAAAATGTTACAGGTACATCTAATTATATAATTTCAGAACTAGATATTAGTAATATAGAAAGTACCCCTATAGTTACAGAAGAATTAAATAATACACCAAACAAGGATTTACTAGAAGGTGAAGTGCCCTTGATGATGAAGGAATTTCAAAATATTATGTCTCTCTATAATAAATCTCCATCTGATGTTTTACAAAAAATAGATCTTTATCGAAGACTATTAGTTCGGCTAAATAAAATGGAAGTTAATACGGAGTTTCTTGTTGGGCAGAGAGATTTGATGAAGAGTACTCTTCGTTATCGCTTGGGTATCAAAGAGACAGCGGATAAAGATGTTCATCGATTAGTTGTAACTTCTAAAATAGCTAGTGTTAGAGAAGATGCTATAAAAATGTTGATATCTTTTGCTTATACAGATGGAAACAAACAAAAAATAGAATCTTTTATGAAATCTTATGGATCTTTTGTTAGTTCTGAAATAAATGCTTATGCAGATATTATTGTATTATCTCTTGAAAATAAAAATACTATAGAAGAGTCTAATTATTTGTTAGAAAATATAGTGTTAGCCCCATTATTATCTTTTGAACACGATGGTTTTAGTATACGTGTATTAAATAATATTCAAGATAATTTATCAGTTCTAGATCTTCACAAATCTATTAATTTTTCATTATATAATGAAAGGACAGACATAGCATTATATTTGATGAGAATCCTAATCAAAAAACAAAATGTTGATCACAACACTTTAGTTACATGGAGTCAAAAATTAGGTTCTTATGAAAGGGATCTTTTTGAATTTGTTAAAATTTATCAAGGTAGATCTAGTGTTTATAAAGAATATGTAGAATTTTACCAAAATCGAATAATTGCCAAAAACAGAGGAAGGCAATTCCATCGCAGATTGTATGCTTATAGAGGGGAAAGTAAAGCACCTTATAATTCATCCATGTCGCAACAAATACTTGATGAGTATGTGAAAGGTTCTGTTGAACCAGAGTATTTAGAGAAAAATGCAAAGAGATCTTTTAGAAATTTTCTTGCTTATAAAAAATATGATATTCTTATTAGCTCAGCTCAACAAATGCGTGAAAAAATGGGTGTTGACAATATTTCTCCTTATATTAATTTTTGGGAATCGTATTCTCTTCTTAAACAAGGGTATACGAATGAAGCTATTCCATTATTAGGTGATATTTTGTCAGTTGCACCAGAATCTTATTATGGAATATTGGCTCAAAAAAAACTAAAATATATATTTTCCCTTATACCCTCAGCTTCTAATAAATATTTTTATGAATTAAAAAAACAAAGTGCTAATGACAAAAAATCTCTCTTAGCATATGCACATGTACTATATTATATAGGAAATCGAAGTGCTAGAGGATATGCTGAAAAAATTTTTTTACAAGAAGGATTGATATTTTCTAATGTAAAAAAAACACCAACATCTTCCAAAAAATATTTAATAGAAGCTTATCTTGAATTGGGACTTATTAAAAACACGAGACAAATAGCATATAATGATGATATTAAAACTATTTATGGACAAGATGTAGTGCTTTTTAACTATTATAAAAAAATGAATTATATATCAGGAATAATGGATCTGGTTACACAAAGAAGTCATATGATTTCCAAAAGAAATAGTTATACTATAGGCAAAGAAGCTTTGCAAATATATTTCCCAACCCCTTACCAAGAATATTTTTTAGAAATATCTGAAAAAAGTGAAAGAAAAATGGATAATTATTTACTTTATTCTGTCATGCGAACAGAAAGCTTTTATAAAGAAAATGCATATTCTCGAGCAGGAGCAAGAGGGTTAATGCAAATTATGCCTGTTACTGGTAAATGGCTGGTAGATAGATATTTACCTGAATTACAAAAATATTCTTTATACACACCTTCTATTAATATTTACTTAGGTTCTGTATATATGTATGATAACATTCAACGAATGGGATTTTTACCTGCTATAGCAGCATATAACAGTGGGCCAACATTTGTAAGAAATTTATCAAATAAATATCGTCCTCAAACAGATTTAGAATTAGTTGAGATACATCCTAAACAAGAAACTCGTAATTATGTAAAAAAAGTGATAGAAAGTTATACAAGATATTCTTATATTTATAATAATAAAAAAACTCCACTCTATAAAAATTTATCTTAA
- the rlmB gene encoding 23S rRNA (guanosine(2251)-2'-O)-methyltransferase RlmB: protein MVVYGRNSIEEALLESLQLSQVWIDMEKGDKYPGLKRMLREKNIPVKFVVDRELDKISGTQKHQGIAAEMILPDNIITEDKEYNADYSVINKVLLLDGITDTGNLGAILRSALLLGADLVLLPKDNAARITPQTIKASAGAIYKTPLAYVDNLKTEIDNMKAEGFEILALTGESKDSVYTFQPQGQKIAIIIGSEREGIRKGIKSLCTHKVVLPSTKKLDSFNVSVAAALAMNSLWQDSLKI, encoded by the coding sequence ATGGTAGTGTATGGAAGGAATTCTATTGAAGAGGCGTTATTAGAATCTCTTCAATTAAGTCAAGTTTGGATAGATATGGAAAAGGGTGATAAATACCCTGGACTTAAACGAATGCTAAGGGAAAAAAATATTCCTGTGAAATTTGTTGTGGACAGAGAATTAGATAAAATTTCTGGAACACAAAAACATCAAGGTATTGCAGCAGAAATGATTCTTCCAGATAATATTATTACAGAAGATAAAGAATATAATGCTGATTATAGTGTTATTAATAAAGTGTTATTACTAGATGGTATTACTGATACTGGTAATTTAGGTGCAATCTTGAGATCTGCTTTATTATTAGGAGCTGATCTTGTTTTGTTACCCAAAGATAATGCTGCTCGTATCACACCTCAAACTATCAAAGCATCTGCAGGAGCGATTTATAAAACGCCTTTAGCTTATGTAGATAATCTTAAAACAGAAATTGATAATATGAAAGCAGAAGGTTTTGAAATTTTAGCATTAACTGGTGAATCTAAAGATTCTGTATATACTTTTCAACCACAAGGTCAAAAAATAGCAATTATTATAGGTTCAGAAAGAGAAGGTATTCGAAAAGGAATAAAATCTTTATGTACTCATAAAGTAGTATTACCTTCTACAAAAAAACTAGATTCTTTTAATGTGTCTGTAGCTGCGGCATTAGCAATGAATTCTTTGTGGCAAGATTCTTTAAAAATATAA
- the metG gene encoding methionine--tRNA ligase produces the protein MARYLVTSALPYANGPLHLGHLAGAYLPADIFVRSRRMNGDDVVYICGTDEHGVPITIRAELENVTPRDIVTRFHHEIKDSFDKFHIKFDNFSGTARTNHAKLSQEFFLNLLNHDHIMIKEEDQFYDEQSERFLPDRYVEGTCPKCNDEKARGDQCDKCGVLLTPFELKNPTSALSGSKPVVKTAKHWYLKLQDFEKDLVIWLESKKDWKDNVTKFILGWIRTEGLHERAITRNINWGISVPLDDPEALGKVLYVWFDAPIGYISSTIEWAERIGQPELWKKYWKNNDTKLIHFIGKDNIPFHAVIWPSLLMGQKSDWIMPYDIPANEYLTLEGNKISTSQNWAVWASEAANDFPADTLRYALAANAPESKDADFTWVFFQSRNNDELANIYGNLVNRTMTFLHKEGGLVPEANYNDRDLEHFTYLENKLNELFTAFETYKVRESCKLMMDLAREGNRYFDEMKPWVLRKTDPDRLNTVLNVCLNTLRILSFGSYCIIPHSSEKLWKMLGQKTDLSMERIQTIMKNSLSIGQQLNESEILFKKIEDSEIKAQIDKLNKQSGQVGYKKLEENTIKESKPEITIEDFLKLDLRVAEIVAAENLEKSRKLLKLQVKIGNENRQILAGIKEFYSPEELVGRKIVIVYNLKPAKLAGELSEGMLLAASNGDKSLLYLVDPGDISSGSTVG, from the coding sequence ATGGCACGATATTTAGTTACTTCTGCTTTACCATATGCGAATGGCCCTCTACATTTAGGACATTTGGCTGGAGCTTATTTACCTGCAGATATTTTTGTTCGTTCTCGTCGTATGAATGGTGATGATGTTGTATATATTTGTGGAACAGATGAACATGGTGTTCCTATTACAATTAGAGCAGAGCTAGAAAATGTTACTCCTAGAGATATTGTTACTCGTTTTCACCATGAAATTAAAGATTCTTTTGATAAATTTCATATAAAATTTGATAATTTTTCGGGTACAGCTCGTACTAATCACGCAAAATTATCTCAAGAATTTTTTCTTAATTTATTAAATCATGATCATATTATGATTAAAGAAGAAGATCAATTTTATGATGAACAATCAGAGCGTTTTTTACCAGATCGTTATGTTGAGGGAACTTGTCCAAAATGTAATGATGAAAAAGCTCGTGGTGATCAGTGTGATAAATGCGGTGTATTATTAACCCCTTTTGAACTTAAAAATCCTACTAGTGCATTATCTGGATCCAAACCTGTTGTAAAAACTGCAAAACATTGGTATTTAAAATTACAAGATTTTGAAAAAGATTTAGTTATATGGCTTGAAAGTAAAAAAGATTGGAAAGATAATGTTACCAAATTTATTCTTGGATGGATTCGTACTGAAGGATTACATGAAAGAGCTATTACCCGTAATATTAATTGGGGTATTTCTGTACCTCTTGATGATCCCGAAGCTCTTGGGAAAGTTCTATATGTTTGGTTTGATGCGCCTATAGGTTATATTTCTTCTACGATAGAATGGGCTGAACGGATAGGACAGCCTGAGTTATGGAAAAAATATTGGAAAAATAATGATACAAAATTGATCCATTTTATTGGAAAAGATAATATTCCTTTTCATGCAGTGATTTGGCCATCTTTATTAATGGGGCAAAAATCAGATTGGATTATGCCTTATGATATTCCTGCTAATGAGTATCTAACTTTAGAAGGTAATAAAATATCCACCTCACAAAATTGGGCAGTATGGGCTAGTGAAGCTGCTAATGATTTTCCAGCTGATACTTTAAGATATGCCCTAGCTGCAAATGCCCCCGAGTCTAAAGATGCTGATTTCACATGGGTATTTTTTCAATCGCGTAATAATGATGAATTAGCTAATATTTATGGAAATTTAGTAAATAGAACAATGACTTTCTTACACAAAGAGGGAGGACTTGTCCCTGAAGCTAATTATAATGATAGAGATCTGGAACATTTTACTTATTTAGAAAATAAACTCAACGAATTATTTACAGCTTTTGAAACTTATAAAGTCCGAGAATCTTGTAAATTAATGATGGATCTTGCTCGAGAAGGTAATAGATATTTTGACGAAATGAAGCCTTGGGTGTTACGAAAAACTGATCCTGATCGATTGAATACGGTATTAAATGTATGTTTGAATACACTGCGTATTTTGTCATTTGGTTCTTATTGTATTATTCCTCATAGCTCTGAAAAATTGTGGAAAATGCTAGGACAAAAAACTGATCTTTCTATGGAAAGAATACAGACTATTATGAAAAATTCACTTTCTATAGGACAACAATTAAATGAAAGTGAAATTTTATTTAAAAAAATAGAAGATAGTGAAATTAAAGCTCAAATTGATAAATTAAACAAACAATCAGGACAAGTAGGGTACAAAAAATTGGAAGAAAATACTATAAAAGAATCAAAACCAGAAATCACTATTGAAGATTTCTTGAAATTAGATCTTCGTGTAGCAGAAATTGTTGCTGCTGAAAACTTAGAAAAATCTCGTAAATTATTAAAATTACAAGTGAAAATAGGAAACGAGAATCGCCAAATTTTGGCTGGAATTAAAGAATTTTATTCCCCCGAAGAATTAGTTGGGCGTAAAATCGTTATTGTTTATAATTTAAAACCTGCAAAATTAGCAGGAGAGTTATCAGAGGGAATGTTATTGGCTGCCTCCAATGGAGATAAATCACTATTATATTTAGTTGATCCTGGAGACATTTCATCTGGTTCAACTGTTGGATAA